One Chryseobacterium wanjuense genomic region harbors:
- a CDS encoding PRTRC system protein E: protein MNTQFFNQIGEMNLNGTILLTIAKGVENNLIVSVTLQNDGCGDDAKNIIPPLTLKGTADELDSGFFERITTPLQTTSGLLDNMEEYMKKLDETRKNSAMEKEKTDKEKKVQDDKEKKYKEAMSKADALEKEGKYKEAWTALPKTSEYPDHAEIIRKRQNDFARKFAPSFFDQETAE, encoded by the coding sequence ATGAATACACAATTTTTTAATCAGATAGGAGAAATGAATCTTAACGGAACTATTCTCTTAACCATTGCCAAAGGAGTGGAAAACAATCTTATTGTATCGGTGACACTTCAAAATGATGGATGCGGGGATGATGCTAAAAACATCATCCCACCACTTACCCTCAAAGGAACTGCTGATGAACTGGATAGCGGTTTTTTTGAAAGAATTACCACGCCCTTGCAGACTACTTCGGGTTTATTGGATAACATGGAAGAGTATATGAAAAAATTAGATGAAACCCGAAAAAATTCCGCAATGGAAAAGGAAAAAACAGACAAAGAGAAAAAAGTGCAAGATGATAAGGAGAAAAAGTACAAAGAAGCCATGTCCAAAGCGGATGCCCTTGAAAAAGAAGGAAAATACAAAGAAGCATGGACGGCACTTCCTAAAACGTCCGAGTATCCCGACCATGCCGAAATCATTCGTAAACGGCAAAATGATTTTGCAAGGAAGTTTGCACCCTCTTTCTTCGATCAGGAAACAGCAGAATAA
- a CDS encoding PRTRC system protein C: MLLATQLERVFIFKDKDQEITLTDPEPKWSTQAVLNFYSNTYPILTTAKISAPIIKDDTIQYRFESVIGTKG, from the coding sequence ATGTTACTGGCAACACAATTAGAACGGGTATTTATCTTCAAGGATAAAGATCAAGAAATAACCTTAACTGACCCCGAACCCAAATGGAGTACTCAGGCAGTACTGAATTTTTATTCCAATACGTATCCTATCCTGACCACGGCTAAAATATCAGCCCCCATTATCAAAGATGATACCATACAATATCGTTTTGAAAGCGTGATCGGAACCAAAGGTTAA
- a CDS encoding PRTRC system protein B → MNDITEQFTSLYHPTSALIVYQSVAKYDSANTYIEHFDIDRNGTLVNAHPLTIREAGRLSKALKIQQEKETFLTPKDIIGKHILYLDAVKSKAVWFTPTKKRQLLFTEKLGIQQGEAFLPSLLWSADRNHLSVFALISNRRPTLKATLYNAPFFNVYESGNVCMGTVDIRIQKTASLEEFTTAWEEYFFNSYFSHLMGDYNPIKGNCVSLWEELISTGKAFPKEVLKKSIIPLKSLLQ, encoded by the coding sequence ATGAACGATATTACTGAACAATTCACATCACTCTACCACCCCACATCAGCACTGATTGTTTATCAATCTGTCGCAAAATACGACAGTGCCAACACGTATATAGAGCATTTTGATATAGACAGAAACGGAACACTGGTTAATGCCCACCCTTTAACAATCAGGGAAGCAGGGAGGCTTTCCAAAGCACTGAAAATACAACAAGAAAAGGAAACCTTTCTTACCCCAAAGGATATTATAGGGAAACATATTCTGTATCTGGATGCTGTAAAAAGTAAAGCGGTATGGTTTACTCCCACAAAGAAAAGACAGCTTCTTTTTACGGAAAAACTGGGAATTCAACAAGGTGAAGCTTTCCTGCCTTCTTTATTATGGTCAGCAGATAGAAACCACCTCTCAGTATTTGCATTGATCAGTAACCGCAGACCTACGCTAAAGGCAACACTCTACAACGCTCCTTTTTTTAATGTCTATGAAAGCGGGAATGTCTGCATGGGAACAGTGGATATTCGAATACAGAAAACTGCATCCCTTGAAGAGTTTACTACTGCATGGGAAGAGTATTTCTTTAATTCCTATTTCAGTCACCTGATGGGAGATTATAACCCCATTAAAGGGAACTGTGTAAGCCTATGGGAAGAGCTTATCTCTACAGGTAAAGCATTTCCGAAAGAAGTCCTTAAAAAAAGCATCATACCCTTAAAATCTTTATTACAATGA
- a CDS encoding PRTRC system ThiF family protein translates to MIPEITKVHFTDTDLINPTNPITINVIGSGGTGSKVLTALLEMHQSLIALGHAGLSVRLWDDDTITEANIGRQRFASCELGLYKSVALINRANRWTGTNWKAETKKFSWERQNYYPENVEADIYISCVDSVKARFEIAYMLTSKRRHNSKLKYLIDFGNSKDSGQVILSTIGNIRQPTSKKYETVANLPLVTEEFADLLQQSEAEDDTPSCSLAEALEKQDLYINGALAQLGCSLLWGLFRNGLTFYRGFFLNLKDFRSQPIPLP, encoded by the coding sequence ATGATACCCGAAATAACGAAAGTCCATTTTACAGACACAGACCTGATTAACCCGACCAATCCCATTACCATTAATGTTATAGGCAGTGGCGGTACAGGTTCTAAAGTATTGACCGCCCTGTTAGAAATGCACCAAAGTCTCATAGCATTGGGACATGCAGGTCTTTCGGTGCGCCTGTGGGATGATGATACCATAACAGAAGCCAATATAGGGAGACAAAGGTTTGCATCCTGCGAATTGGGACTTTATAAATCTGTTGCCCTTATCAATCGTGCTAACCGATGGACAGGGACAAACTGGAAAGCAGAAACAAAAAAATTTTCTTGGGAAAGACAAAACTATTATCCTGAAAATGTGGAAGCCGATATTTATATTTCCTGCGTGGATAGTGTAAAAGCACGTTTCGAAATTGCCTATATGCTAACCTCCAAAAGAAGGCATAATTCCAAACTGAAATACCTCATTGATTTTGGGAACTCAAAGGATTCTGGTCAGGTTATTCTCTCTACTATTGGGAATATCAGACAGCCAACCTCCAAAAAATATGAAACAGTGGCAAACCTTCCCCTTGTCACCGAGGAATTTGCAGACCTCCTGCAACAATCCGAAGCAGAGGATGATACACCGAGTTGTAGTCTTGCGGAAGCATTAGAAAAACAAGATCTTTACATCAATGGAGCGTTAGCGCAATTAGGATGCTCTCTATTATGGGGGCTGTTTCGTAACGGTCTGACCTTTTACAGAGGATTTTTCCTGAATCTGAAGGATTTCCGTTCCCAACCGATCCCGCTCCCCTGA
- a CDS encoding alpha/beta hydrolase family protein, with translation MIVTLNRLAKNWHFLLYILSFFCGSAQHKVIEFSDIKNWPVLDYPSLSPDGQYAAYLIRSDAGPTSRLCVRSFDQSAAFEIENVRDFNFAMNSRFLVYSVEGKESITIVDLNTQNRKEIDSVRSYQFIRDRTNDWLLMLKSGLSNVMAALNLSTGKHFEYDSIASIRFWAEGRRLIVEKKSDSVVTLEHINLRDGIQRTIWSGKKVQSFESNERTLQFFTRTEDQSGNLYVDVYQLTEQSVNHLFRRRLDSLNVKVERIQGLSKDSRFLFFYARNPLETNGYTKDTLQRYVRIWSYLDQQLKTVRDQTHGRIQYYLYAVSLSDGAVHRIEQPNEQAAEIGPGKILIRKQEGDCHVSDANWNKACSHGYYLLSTTDFKRSHIPALDNQQVSASPEGKYLLYFDYRLKAYYAYSISTGQIYPVTKGINGATWTSHASKVVRGVAGWLPDDQLVLLYDRYDIYAFDPTGKKDGYCLTDGIGEKTKTVFALSFNQTGLRPFKNRNELLLTALNTVNKDNGFYKVTIGGDLQKLSFGPYLFDVSQVKSGTDFPPAECNFVPVKAQFADVYLIKRMTASEFGNLYLTKDFIHLKKISDLHPERGFNWYTSELHSWRRPDSTLAQGILYKPYDFDSTKKYPVIFHYYDRKSDGLHAYITPDALYYGASINIPYYVSRGYLVALVDIDFKTGYTGKSALQTLESAAGYFGEFAYVDSTRLGIEGFSFAGYLTYYLVTHTKKFAAASAGAGLTDLISQFGTLSLNTFSQHELSQYRMGSMLWERPDLFVENSPVMVSSNIETPLLMMNTTHDGLIGIGQSIELFTALRRQGKKVWFLEYLEGIHGVGGESALDYCVRQQEFFDHYLKGKPMPEWMTKEN, from the coding sequence ATGATAGTAACCCTTAACAGATTAGCGAAAAACTGGCATTTTCTGTTGTATATATTGTCTTTTTTCTGTGGTTCAGCTCAACATAAGGTTATCGAGTTCTCCGATATTAAAAACTGGCCGGTTTTGGATTATCCTTCACTTTCACCGGACGGACAGTATGCAGCCTATCTCATCAGATCGGATGCAGGCCCGACCAGCAGGCTATGTGTCAGAAGCTTTGATCAATCTGCTGCTTTTGAAATTGAAAACGTCAGGGACTTCAATTTTGCAATGAATTCTCGGTTTTTGGTATATAGCGTTGAAGGTAAGGAATCGATAACCATCGTTGATTTGAATACTCAAAATAGAAAGGAGATTGACAGTGTACGGAGTTACCAGTTCATCCGTGATAGAACCAATGACTGGCTGTTGATGTTAAAATCAGGATTATCGAATGTGATGGCAGCATTAAACCTTAGTACTGGTAAGCATTTTGAGTATGATTCAATCGCTAGTATTCGCTTTTGGGCAGAAGGCCGCAGGCTCATTGTCGAAAAAAAGAGTGATTCTGTCGTTACATTGGAGCATATTAATCTGAGAGATGGAATACAAAGAACGATTTGGAGCGGAAAAAAGGTTCAGTCTTTTGAATCTAATGAAAGAACGTTACAATTCTTTACCCGAACAGAGGATCAGTCAGGAAACCTGTATGTTGATGTTTACCAATTAACAGAGCAATCCGTAAACCATTTATTCAGGAGACGGCTGGATAGTCTCAATGTGAAGGTGGAACGGATCCAAGGTTTGAGTAAAGATTCCAGGTTTTTATTCTTTTATGCCAGAAATCCGTTGGAGACAAATGGGTATACCAAAGACACCCTGCAACGTTACGTAAGAATATGGAGCTATCTGGATCAGCAGCTTAAAACTGTTCGTGATCAAACTCATGGACGGATACAATATTATTTATATGCAGTCTCCCTTTCTGACGGGGCAGTCCACAGAATAGAACAGCCTAATGAGCAGGCTGCAGAGATTGGACCTGGGAAAATTCTGATCCGAAAGCAGGAAGGTGATTGTCATGTAAGTGATGCGAATTGGAATAAGGCATGTTCACACGGTTATTACCTTTTATCAACCACTGATTTTAAAAGAAGCCATATACCTGCACTGGATAATCAGCAGGTTTCTGCCTCTCCTGAAGGCAAATATCTGTTGTATTTTGATTACAGGTTGAAAGCATATTATGCATATAGTATTTCTACCGGCCAGATATATCCGGTCACAAAGGGTATCAACGGGGCAACCTGGACTTCTCACGCAAGTAAAGTGGTAAGAGGTGTGGCCGGGTGGCTTCCCGATGACCAGCTTGTTTTACTCTACGACAGGTACGATATTTATGCTTTTGATCCGACAGGGAAAAAGGATGGATATTGTCTGACTGACGGAATTGGGGAAAAAACAAAAACAGTTTTTGCGCTGAGCTTTAATCAGACCGGTCTTCGACCATTTAAAAACAGAAATGAGCTTTTATTAACGGCCCTAAATACGGTCAACAAAGACAACGGGTTCTATAAGGTTACCATCGGAGGTGATCTGCAAAAACTCTCTTTCGGACCTTATTTGTTTGATGTTTCGCAGGTAAAATCCGGAACCGATTTTCCTCCTGCGGAATGTAATTTCGTCCCTGTAAAGGCTCAGTTCGCTGATGTGTATCTGATAAAGAGAATGACAGCATCAGAATTTGGAAACCTTTACCTGACAAAAGACTTTATCCATTTAAAAAAGATAAGTGATTTGCATCCTGAGAGGGGATTCAACTGGTATACTTCAGAACTCCATTCCTGGCGAAGACCTGACAGTACTCTGGCACAGGGGATATTATACAAACCTTATGACTTTGATTCTACAAAGAAATACCCTGTTATCTTCCATTATTACGATAGAAAATCCGATGGATTACATGCTTATATTACTCCTGATGCATTATATTATGGAGCATCCATCAATATCCCCTATTATGTCAGTCGCGGGTATCTTGTTGCTTTGGTTGATATTGATTTTAAGACGGGATATACCGGAAAAAGTGCGCTTCAAACGCTGGAATCGGCAGCAGGATACTTTGGCGAATTTGCTTATGTTGACAGTACACGGCTTGGGATAGAGGGTTTTAGCTTTGCAGGCTACCTGACGTATTATTTGGTGACTCATACCAAGAAATTTGCAGCAGCAAGTGCAGGTGCCGGACTTACGGATTTGATCAGTCAGTTTGGAACGCTGAGTTTAAATACATTTTCGCAGCATGAGCTTAGTCAATACAGGATGGGGAGCATGTTATGGGAAAGACCTGATTTATTTGTAGAAAACTCCCCCGTGATGGTAAGCAGTAACATTGAAACTCCCTTACTCATGATGAATACTACCCATGATGGTTTAATTGGGATTGGACAATCGATCGAGTTATTTACTGCGCTTCGCAGGCAGGGAAAGAAGGTTTGGTTTTTGGAATATCTGGAAGGGATTCATGGGGTAGGCGGTGAAAGTGCGTTGGATTATTGTGTGAGACAGCAAGAGTTTTTTGACCATTATCTAAAAGGCAAGCCGATGCCGGAATGGATGACAAAAGAGAATTGA
- a CDS encoding glycoside hydrolase family 2 protein — protein sequence MISVRNFARVLLIATSSTGYCFGQKAKEWRAADVAVKTIWADSVTPGNVYREYPRPQMVRKGNWTNLNGLWQIAFSDTSAQEPSRYTKEILVPFPVESALSGIKEKLSPNQFLWYRRKFRHSFQNTDKVLLHFGAVDYKAWVFINGKEVGMHEGGYTSFSFDISKYLVKGDNDIVVKVYDPTNIGKGPHGKQVLTPGNIYYTASSGIWQTVWVETVPENFINSYTIKSRVDVGTVECSVKSPEDGVVEVIIKDGNSVVARGRGKSNQQIRIPLVSPKLWWPDAPFLYTLSIKLIGNHKTKDSVSGYFGFREVSIAKDASGISRIFLNNKYIFNHGVLDQGFWPEGLYTAPTASAMEFDVKAIKQMGYNTIRKHIKVEPELWYYYADKLGLLVWQDMVNPNQGLPEGAKAAFEKQSVEIVHQLYNHPSIIMWVVFNERWGQFDQKRVCDMIRSNDPTRIINGHSGEYLYVDNKLRESSKEPYTGSDVTDVHSYPFPKLGMKLEGKAQVCGEYGGTGVSITGHQWDDLKGWGYIQASVRDLKLKYSAMIDSVKRLESEGLSGSIYTEPFDVEGEENGLMTYDRKVIKIHPAELWEINRKLTGEGTQSPFTSVLGSVTYDADIEAKKYEVLSRLYENGRKDSVLLRQLTLRAFRDSNWVKARQLTGEYLSIIRDPYSVGNLTFLVFVTVSVKDPGFNVFLNNTQQINATLGANYAEGMIRRWVYRSEIKPVIDAGHSDSLESMIPVISNKYGVVGAEKLYGELMMYYFGKKNWEKFGKYYSLYYQTAITRSEYHINNISWPVVEHIEDPLVLQTALVTMKYNIDKFSQDNPYDADTYAGILFKIGMKNDAIRWAEKAVKLSNNQAQFVTNRDKLRLGQKTW from the coding sequence ATGATTAGTGTACGAAATTTTGCAAGGGTGCTGCTCATTGCTACAAGCAGCACCGGGTATTGCTTTGGACAAAAGGCAAAGGAATGGAGGGCAGCTGATGTGGCGGTCAAAACGATATGGGCTGATTCGGTGACTCCCGGTAACGTGTATCGGGAATATCCAAGGCCGCAGATGGTGAGAAAGGGAAACTGGACAAATTTGAACGGACTATGGCAAATCGCTTTTTCCGACACCTCTGCTCAGGAGCCTTCCAGGTATACAAAAGAAATCCTTGTTCCATTCCCGGTAGAATCGGCACTTTCAGGTATCAAAGAGAAATTGTCTCCGAATCAGTTCTTATGGTACAGAAGGAAATTCCGGCATTCTTTTCAAAATACCGATAAAGTCCTGCTGCATTTTGGTGCGGTGGATTATAAAGCCTGGGTATTTATCAATGGTAAGGAAGTGGGCATGCACGAGGGTGGATATACTTCATTTTCCTTTGATATCAGTAAGTATCTGGTGAAAGGAGATAACGACATCGTAGTTAAGGTCTATGATCCTACAAACATAGGTAAAGGGCCGCATGGAAAGCAAGTCCTTACTCCCGGTAATATCTACTATACGGCAAGCTCAGGGATTTGGCAAACGGTTTGGGTGGAGACTGTTCCGGAGAATTTTATAAATAGTTATACAATTAAGTCCCGTGTGGACGTCGGTACCGTTGAATGCAGCGTAAAGAGCCCGGAAGATGGTGTGGTGGAAGTGATTATTAAGGACGGGAATAGTGTTGTTGCAAGAGGCCGCGGTAAAAGTAATCAGCAGATTAGAATCCCTTTGGTGAGTCCAAAGCTCTGGTGGCCTGATGCTCCATTTTTATATACCCTCAGCATCAAACTCATTGGAAACCATAAGACGAAGGACAGTGTATCAGGCTATTTCGGATTCAGGGAAGTTTCAATTGCAAAAGATGCTTCCGGAATCAGCCGTATCTTTTTAAATAATAAATACATCTTTAATCACGGGGTGTTAGATCAGGGTTTTTGGCCTGAGGGACTATACACGGCGCCCACTGCCAGTGCTATGGAGTTTGATGTCAAAGCGATTAAGCAGATGGGGTATAATACCATCAGAAAGCATATCAAAGTAGAGCCGGAGCTGTGGTATTATTATGCAGATAAGCTTGGTTTGTTGGTTTGGCAGGATATGGTGAATCCGAACCAGGGATTACCGGAGGGTGCTAAAGCTGCATTTGAGAAACAATCCGTCGAAATTGTACATCAACTGTATAATCATCCGTCTATTATTATGTGGGTGGTCTTTAACGAAAGATGGGGACAGTTTGACCAAAAGAGAGTTTGCGATATGATCCGATCCAATGATCCTACACGAATTATTAACGGGCATTCCGGAGAATATTTATATGTAGATAATAAGCTGCGGGAAAGCAGCAAAGAACCCTATACAGGATCTGATGTGACCGATGTGCATAGCTATCCTTTTCCGAAGCTTGGTATGAAACTCGAGGGCAAAGCGCAGGTTTGTGGAGAATACGGGGGAACCGGTGTTTCCATTACGGGCCATCAGTGGGATGATCTGAAAGGGTGGGGATATATCCAGGCTTCAGTACGTGATCTCAAACTCAAATACTCAGCAATGATTGATTCTGTTAAAAGATTGGAATCTGAAGGCCTCTCAGGAAGTATCTACACTGAACCATTCGACGTGGAAGGTGAAGAGAATGGTCTGATGACCTATGACCGGAAAGTAATCAAAATACATCCTGCTGAATTATGGGAGATCAACCGAAAGTTAACCGGTGAGGGTACTCAAAGTCCTTTTACCTCGGTCTTGGGTTCAGTTACTTATGATGCTGATATTGAAGCTAAGAAATATGAAGTTCTTTCCAGGCTATATGAGAATGGCAGAAAAGATTCGGTTCTTCTCCGGCAACTGACTTTGAGAGCTTTTAGAGACAGCAATTGGGTAAAAGCAAGGCAGTTGACCGGTGAGTACCTGAGTATTATTAGAGATCCTTACTCAGTCGGCAACCTTACATTTTTAGTGTTTGTCACAGTATCTGTAAAAGATCCGGGTTTCAATGTCTTTCTCAACAATACACAGCAAATCAATGCTACCCTCGGCGCCAATTACGCGGAAGGGATGATTCGAAGGTGGGTATACAGAAGTGAAATTAAACCTGTAATAGATGCGGGTCATTCCGATAGTTTGGAATCAATGATCCCTGTTATTTCGAATAAGTATGGTGTTGTAGGGGCCGAAAAGCTATATGGTGAGTTGATGATGTATTACTTTGGAAAAAAGAACTGGGAGAAGTTTGGGAAATATTATTCCCTGTATTATCAAACGGCCATCACAAGGAGTGAATATCATATCAATAATATAAGCTGGCCGGTGGTAGAACATATTGAAGATCCACTTGTTTTACAAACCGCTTTGGTGACGATGAAGTATAATATCGACAAATTTTCACAGGATAATCCTTATGATGCCGACACCTACGCGGGTATCCTCTTTAAGATCGGGATGAAGAATGATGCCATCAGGTGGGCAGAAAAGGCGGTGAAGCTGTCTAATAATCAGGCTCAATTTGTCACCAACCGGGATAAACTGAGATTGGGTCAAAAGACCTGGTAG
- a CDS encoding RagB/SusD family nutrient uptake outer membrane protein has translation MSSQGMNNGLTSLSQFAGLSADEFKVADNVSDQLYTSYYTNSLTSTNTTGNDFWMNIYSSYLFIVNSSIEGLTDNALVSEAVRNQLLGECFFLRAFSYFYLVNLYGDVPLVLSSDYKKNSNIGRSPKAKVYDQIVTDLKNAETLLNTNYVDNSKVTSTSKRVVPNKAAAKALLSRVYLYGKDWGNAENKASEVIEDKGLYDTVPVHAVFLVDSKEVIWQIQSVSDIYTNAAEAYLFKLPPTGPDPYSYRVYLSENINQYISYDDKRRSWVDSVMVGSLVYYFPVKYKNNESFSPVTEYSVVMRLAELYLIRSEARTHLNKTIEALSDLNVIRQRAGVASIQSGSQDQILNKILQERRSELFTEWGHRWLDLKRTGKATAILQPVKGASWTINDELYPIPQADININLGLRGQQNPGY, from the coding sequence ATGAGTAGCCAGGGGATGAATAACGGCCTTACGTCCTTATCCCAGTTTGCAGGCCTTTCTGCTGATGAATTTAAAGTTGCTGATAATGTTTCAGACCAGTTGTATACTTCCTATTATACCAATTCGCTGACCAGTACCAATACCACCGGTAATGATTTCTGGATGAATATATATTCGTCATATCTGTTTATTGTAAACTCTTCTATCGAGGGCTTAACAGACAATGCCTTGGTTTCAGAGGCAGTAAGGAATCAGCTTTTGGGTGAATGCTTTTTTCTCAGGGCATTCAGCTACTTCTATTTAGTCAATCTTTATGGCGATGTTCCGCTGGTTTTAAGTTCAGATTATAAAAAGAACTCCAATATAGGCAGATCACCAAAGGCGAAAGTATATGACCAGATCGTCACTGATCTGAAAAATGCGGAAACATTACTCAATACCAATTACGTTGATAATTCGAAAGTAACCTCCACCAGTAAACGGGTAGTTCCTAATAAGGCGGCGGCGAAAGCTTTGCTGTCTCGTGTTTATTTGTATGGCAAAGACTGGGGGAATGCCGAAAATAAAGCGTCTGAAGTAATAGAAGATAAAGGCCTGTACGACACGGTACCTGTACATGCTGTTTTTTTGGTGGACAGTAAAGAAGTGATCTGGCAAATACAATCTGTGAGTGATATTTATACGAATGCTGCCGAAGCTTACCTATTTAAACTACCTCCGACAGGACCTGATCCGTATAGCTACCGAGTGTATTTGAGCGAAAATATCAACCAGTATATTTCTTATGATGACAAACGCCGGAGCTGGGTGGATAGTGTAATGGTTGGAAGTTTGGTCTACTATTTCCCGGTGAAATATAAGAATAACGAATCCTTTAGTCCTGTTACAGAGTATTCAGTAGTCATGCGGCTGGCTGAACTATACCTGATCCGTTCCGAAGCCCGTACACATCTGAATAAAACAATTGAGGCGCTCAGTGATCTCAATGTCATTCGGCAAAGAGCGGGTGTAGCTTCTATCCAATCTGGTAGCCAGGATCAGATTCTGAATAAAATCCTGCAGGAACGTAGAAGTGAGCTTTTTACCGAATGGGGACACCGCTGGCTCGATTTGAAGAGGACAGGAAAAGCCACGGCTATTCTCCAGCCAGTCAAAGGAGCAAGCTGGACCATCAATGATGAACTGTATCCCATTCCTCAGGCCGATATCAACATAAATCTTGGATTGCGGGGACAGCAGAACCCGGGATATTAA